In Vibrio lentus, a single genomic region encodes these proteins:
- a CDS encoding GFA family protein — translation MSTGFKGSCLCGSVRFSVEGFSEKAANCHCSMCRKFHGAAFGTLVGVQGLNWLSGIDLLKEFVASNGATRTFCSNCGSSLGFRVQGEPLENIELAISTFDVDIPVKIDAQIYTNYKANWCELQPDLLAYSEGRTS, via the coding sequence ATGAGTACAGGTTTTAAAGGTTCGTGTTTGTGTGGCAGTGTTCGTTTTTCTGTTGAAGGGTTCAGCGAAAAAGCAGCCAACTGCCATTGTTCAATGTGCCGAAAATTTCATGGCGCCGCTTTCGGGACGTTAGTTGGTGTACAAGGCTTAAACTGGCTTTCAGGAATTGATTTACTCAAAGAATTTGTGGCATCAAACGGCGCAACACGAACATTCTGCTCCAACTGTGGTTCAAGTCTAGGCTTCAGAGTACAAGGTGAACCTTTAGAAAACATCGAACTAGCGATATCGACATTCGACGTGGATATTCCAGTCAAAATCGATGCTCAAATTTATACAAACTACAAAGCGAACTGGTGTGAATTACAGCCAGATTTACTTGCGTATTCGGAAGGGCGAACAAGCTAG
- a CDS encoding MBL fold metallo-hydrolase, with the protein MKKLVLALLLLVSTSAMASENVPEMSIKNGYVEPFQMFDNVYYVGDRWVSSYAVETAKGLVLIDTLDFPYSMWIPINLKKLGLQDKAITHILVTHGHSDHAGGAQFLQSEYGSKVVMTQKGYELAVAQANKSSGKNTFLPPKVDFFVQDSSSLIVAADEFKFYLTPGHTEGDYSIDLMVKDNGTSHRAFVVGGHSINARDPKLAKQFFESMDRVREIALQPPVVSVNLSNHPHKNHLFANREKRNADGSNNPFISESNFFSFLDQQEALANEKLSDAQQRNKSESSQ; encoded by the coding sequence ATGAAAAAATTGGTTTTGGCTTTGTTGTTATTGGTTTCGACCAGTGCGATGGCATCTGAAAACGTTCCGGAAATGTCGATTAAAAACGGCTATGTTGAACCGTTCCAAATGTTCGATAACGTTTATTACGTTGGTGATAGATGGGTGTCGTCTTATGCGGTAGAGACTGCAAAGGGATTAGTTCTGATTGATACACTCGATTTCCCTTATTCGATGTGGATACCCATCAATCTAAAAAAGCTTGGGTTACAAGATAAGGCCATTACTCATATTTTGGTGACTCACGGCCATTCTGATCATGCTGGTGGAGCGCAATTTCTCCAGTCTGAATATGGTTCAAAGGTCGTGATGACACAAAAGGGTTATGAGTTAGCCGTAGCTCAAGCGAACAAAAGCAGTGGTAAGAATACGTTTTTACCGCCCAAGGTAGACTTCTTTGTGCAAGATAGTAGTAGTCTTATTGTCGCTGCGGACGAGTTTAAGTTCTACCTTACGCCCGGCCACACAGAAGGGGATTATTCAATAGATCTTATGGTGAAAGACAACGGCACATCACATCGCGCATTTGTAGTTGGCGGTCACAGTATTAATGCACGAGATCCAAAGTTAGCGAAGCAGTTCTTCGAGAGCATGGACAGAGTGAGAGAGATCGCTTTGCAGCCACCTGTGGTGAGCGTGAATTTGTCTAATCATCCCCATAAGAATCATCTATTCGCTAATCGTGAGAAACGAAATGCCGATGGTTCGAACAATCCGTTCATTAGCGAAAGTAACTTCTTTAGCTTTTTAGACCAGCAAGAAGCCTTAGCGAATGAAAAACTCAGTGATGCACAACAGCGGAATAAATCGGAAAGTTCACAGTAG
- a CDS encoding response regulator: MEKLNLICVDDQREVLSAVVQDLEPLASWLNIEDCESAQEVLDLIDELDAEGEHITVIVSDHVMPGKTGVELLTDVFHDSRFPNTKKILLTGQATHTDTINAINAAGIDRYFEKPWQSSTLVECIRTLVTEYIFDQGLDYTDYQNELDQQVVLRRLR; encoded by the coding sequence ATGGAGAAGCTTAATTTAATCTGTGTCGATGACCAGAGAGAAGTACTGAGCGCAGTGGTACAAGATTTAGAGCCGCTGGCGAGTTGGCTGAATATTGAAGATTGTGAATCAGCGCAAGAAGTGCTTGATCTCATTGATGAACTTGACGCAGAAGGCGAACACATTACCGTCATCGTGTCTGATCATGTGATGCCAGGGAAGACGGGTGTGGAGTTACTCACTGACGTGTTCCATGACAGCCGCTTTCCGAATACAAAGAAAATCCTTCTTACGGGGCAGGCCACTCATACTGATACCATCAATGCGATTAATGCAGCAGGCATCGACCGTTACTTTGAAAAGCCTTGGCAATCAAGCACATTAGTTGAATGCATTCGCACTCTTGTCACTGAGTACATATTTGATCAAGGGCTTGATTACACGGACTATCAGAATGAGCTCGACCAGCAGGTTGTGTTGAGACGCTTACGCTAG
- a CDS encoding ATP-binding protein translates to MYQQKLEALIDRYFNQTERRVTCRAGNTIIEQSALNTRLYYVFSGELEGFYSEANTPQVRVFSAGSGAFIGVHSFFSGNWTASSTVVAKTDVELAWIDKDTPAEDERKFGPLTAQFTPVIVNELSRRQRRATQEAIAKQKALEKLHTAEQMTTLGQLAAGIAHELNNAIGVVNSKSGRLETVIMDLLEEVHPEASQFFDFGLMHGQKTSSSEARTRGRQFERKYGLDKNIARSLAKAIPIDALSATDVISKHWLKNPEEAIRFWQMGCDLHDLRLASRHTVGIVKSVKQLGRVDIDTEEAVDINDSINHALSLLQSELRRVSVRLSPADLPTFKGSKTELVQIWVNIVKNACDAMSNSDDAAIEIQTRLSKKRILVTITNNGPEIDEVTRRKIFQPNFTTKKGGLSFGLGLGLSIVKRIVAGYGGSIIVKSDASKTVFRIKLPIEGEHGEA, encoded by the coding sequence GTGTATCAACAAAAACTAGAAGCACTTATCGATCGTTATTTTAATCAGACAGAACGTCGGGTGACGTGCCGTGCCGGTAACACCATTATTGAGCAATCAGCGTTAAACACTCGTTTATATTATGTGTTTAGTGGAGAACTGGAAGGGTTTTATTCCGAAGCGAACACACCGCAAGTGCGAGTATTTAGCGCGGGTAGTGGGGCTTTTATAGGTGTTCATAGCTTCTTTTCAGGTAATTGGACAGCATCTTCAACGGTTGTTGCTAAAACCGATGTTGAGTTAGCGTGGATCGATAAAGACACGCCTGCAGAAGATGAACGTAAATTTGGTCCTCTTACCGCACAGTTCACACCTGTGATTGTCAATGAGCTGTCGCGTCGTCAACGCCGTGCAACACAAGAAGCGATAGCGAAACAAAAAGCGCTAGAGAAGTTACATACTGCTGAGCAAATGACGACCTTGGGTCAATTGGCAGCAGGGATTGCCCATGAGCTTAACAACGCTATTGGTGTAGTCAATAGTAAATCTGGCCGACTTGAAACGGTCATCATGGATCTACTTGAAGAAGTGCATCCAGAAGCCAGTCAATTTTTCGATTTTGGGTTAATGCATGGTCAGAAAACGTCGTCGTCAGAAGCGCGAACACGTGGGCGACAATTTGAAAGAAAATATGGTTTAGACAAAAACATTGCACGCTCTCTTGCAAAGGCGATTCCAATTGACGCTTTATCTGCAACAGACGTTATTTCAAAACATTGGCTGAAAAACCCAGAAGAAGCGATTCGTTTTTGGCAGATGGGCTGTGATTTACATGATTTACGTTTGGCATCTAGACACACTGTCGGCATCGTAAAATCGGTTAAACAACTTGGCCGAGTTGATATTGACACCGAAGAAGCGGTTGATATTAATGACTCCATTAACCATGCCTTATCGTTGTTACAAAGTGAGTTACGTAGAGTATCTGTGCGATTGAGCCCTGCAGATTTACCGACTTTTAAAGGCTCGAAAACAGAGCTCGTTCAGATTTGGGTCAACATTGTAAAGAATGCTTGTGATGCAATGTCGAATTCAGACGATGCTGCAATAGAAATTCAAACCAGATTAAGTAAGAAAAGAATATTAGTTACGATCACGAATAACGGCCCAGAGATAGACGAGGTGACTCGTAGAAAGATATTTCAGCCTAACTTCACCACTAAAAAAGGTGGTTTATCGTTTGGATTGGGCTTGGGTTTATCAATCGTTAAGCGGATTGTGGCGGGTTATGGCGGAAGTATTATTGTGAAAAGTGATGCTTCTAAAACTGTATTTAGAATCAAGTTACCAATAGAGGGTGAACATGGAGAAGCTTAA
- a CDS encoding SLC13 family permease — protein sequence MRPYIKYIIPILIPFIILVMPLSAFPFEGLTIIQQRVIAIFLLAALCWVFEPIPIYATSVVIIVLQLLMLSDKGLIFLRFDHGQEHFGELLKYSDIMATFASPIIMLFLGGFFLAMAATKYRLDVNLARVLLKPFGQDPKFVMLGLMLITGIFSMFMSNTATTAMMLSILTPVLAVFGPKDPGRIAFALCIPVAANIGGIGTPIGTPPNAIALKYLVGDNLITFGEWMAFGVPFVVIMMALAWFLIGFMYKADQKKIELSIKGKFLKTPKAIAVYVTFALTIILWLMGSSHGMNSYTVALIPVAVFSLTGIINKEDLKKISWDVLWLVSGGIALGLALDKTGLARLVVHSIPFDAYSPYVVLFGAAFLCLVMANFMSHTATANLLMPIMAALGSSMASLTPLGGELTLILVVTFAASLGMSLPISTPPNALAHATGHVQSNQMARIGIILGVVGVLLSFVMVWVLHSIGHIG from the coding sequence ATGCGCCCCTATATTAAATACATTATCCCTATTTTAATTCCTTTCATTATCCTCGTAATGCCGCTATCAGCGTTTCCATTTGAAGGCCTTACGATTATTCAACAACGCGTTATCGCGATCTTTTTATTAGCGGCATTGTGCTGGGTGTTCGAGCCTATCCCGATTTACGCGACGTCTGTTGTTATTATCGTTCTGCAATTATTGATGTTGTCGGATAAAGGGCTGATCTTTTTAAGGTTTGATCATGGGCAGGAACATTTTGGTGAGTTGTTAAAATACAGCGATATCATGGCGACATTCGCCAGTCCAATCATCATGCTGTTTTTGGGCGGTTTTTTCTTAGCGATGGCCGCCACTAAGTATCGATTAGACGTAAACTTAGCCCGTGTATTATTGAAGCCATTTGGACAAGACCCAAAGTTTGTGATGCTCGGCTTAATGCTGATCACTGGTATCTTTTCGATGTTTATGTCTAACACAGCAACAACGGCAATGATGCTCTCTATTTTAACGCCGGTACTGGCTGTGTTTGGCCCCAAAGACCCCGGTCGTATAGCGTTTGCGCTTTGTATCCCTGTTGCCGCTAACATCGGTGGCATTGGTACCCCGATCGGTACCCCGCCGAACGCTATCGCACTTAAATATTTAGTTGGCGATAACCTCATTACGTTCGGTGAATGGATGGCATTTGGTGTGCCGTTTGTCGTTATTATGATGGCGTTAGCGTGGTTTTTAATCGGCTTTATGTACAAAGCTGACCAAAAGAAAATCGAGCTAAGCATCAAAGGTAAATTCCTTAAAACGCCCAAAGCCATTGCGGTATACGTCACTTTTGCGCTGACCATCATTCTTTGGTTAATGGGCTCAAGCCATGGCATGAACTCTTATACTGTCGCTCTTATTCCTGTCGCTGTGTTCTCACTCACAGGGATCATCAATAAAGAAGACCTGAAGAAAATTTCTTGGGACGTATTGTGGCTTGTATCAGGTGGTATTGCGCTTGGTTTAGCTCTCGATAAAACTGGCTTAGCAAGGCTCGTAGTACACAGCATTCCGTTTGATGCTTACTCACCATATGTGGTGTTGTTCGGAGCGGCGTTCTTGTGTTTGGTAATGGCAAACTTTATGTCTCATACCGCAACGGCTAACTTGTTGATGCCAATTATGGCTGCATTAGGTTCGTCTATGGCTTCACTCACGCCACTAGGCGGTGAGTTAACGTTAATTCTGGTTGTGACTTTTGCCGCTTCATTGGGTATGTCGCTGCCAATCAGTACGCCACCGAATGCGTTGGCTCATGCTACTGGTCATGTGCAAAGTAATCAAATGGCCAGAATCGGTATTATTTTGGGTGTGGTTGGTGTGCTACTGAGTTTTGTTATGGTGTGGGTGCTACATTCAATTGGTCACATAGGATAA
- a CDS encoding IS5 family transposase translates to MPKPRYKTTNWKQYNQSLINRGSLTFWIDEEAISGWTQSKQNKRGRPRRFSDLAITTALMVKRVFSMPLRALQGFINSIFRLAHVPLSCPHYTCISRRAKQVEVSLKTKTRGAIQHLAIDATGLKVYGEGEWKVKKHGTDGKRRVWRKLHIAVDTNTHEIIAAELSLSTVTDGEVLPNLLKQTRRSIHEVSGDGAYDTRACHDAIKIKRAVALIPPREGAAFWERGHPRNLAVGCQKLYGSNKYWKERYGYHKRSLSETAMYRVKQLLGGRLSLRNYNAQVGETYALNKLTGLGMPETCRID, encoded by the coding sequence ATGCCTAAACCTCGTTACAAAACAACCAACTGGAAGCAATACAACCAATCACTCATTAACCGCGGTTCTTTGACCTTTTGGATTGATGAAGAAGCGATAAGTGGCTGGACGCAAAGCAAACAGAATAAGCGCGGGAGGCCTCGTCGGTTCAGTGATTTAGCTATCACGACAGCCCTCATGGTGAAACGAGTTTTTTCTATGCCATTAAGAGCGCTGCAAGGTTTTATCAACTCGATATTTAGGTTAGCCCATGTACCGTTAAGTTGTCCGCATTACACCTGCATCAGTCGTAGAGCCAAGCAAGTTGAGGTCTCACTTAAGACAAAAACGAGAGGTGCGATACAACATCTAGCTATTGATGCGACTGGCCTTAAGGTTTATGGCGAAGGTGAATGGAAAGTCAAAAAACACGGGACAGATGGCAAACGTAGAGTCTGGCGAAAACTTCATATTGCCGTGGATACAAACACTCATGAAATTATTGCAGCCGAGCTAAGTCTATCGACAGTTACAGATGGAGAAGTACTCCCGAATTTACTGAAACAAACTCGCCGAAGTATCCACGAGGTGTCTGGTGATGGCGCTTATGATACGAGAGCATGTCACGATGCAATTAAGATTAAGCGAGCCGTTGCGCTTATTCCTCCAAGAGAAGGGGCTGCCTTCTGGGAGCGGGGTCATCCCCGAAATCTCGCAGTAGGTTGCCAGAAGTTATATGGCTCAAATAAGTATTGGAAAGAGCGGTATGGTTACCACAAACGCTCCCTCTCAGAAACAGCGATGTATCGAGTTAAACAGTTACTTGGTGGTCGTTTAAGTTTAAGAAATTACAATGCACAAGTGGGAGAAACTTACGCGTTGAACAAGCTCACTGGGTTAGGTATGCCTGAAACTTGCCGTATTGACTAA
- a CDS encoding GNAT family N-acetyltransferase: protein MEFEYKKVELNHRDFQSLIAELNLSLRQITNDTGESSFVSDAFDPSKDGCIVVYLNDTAVACGVFRYHESEVCEFKRMYSNKAGAGSYLLKQLECFAIEKGYRKAVLSTRRVNSKAVTFYCRHGYSESSAYGKYVGLDRSICLSKTLVI, encoded by the coding sequence ATGGAATTCGAATATAAGAAAGTAGAACTAAATCATAGAGATTTTCAGTCATTAATCGCTGAGCTGAATTTGTCACTTCGCCAGATTACTAATGACACAGGTGAAAGCTCATTTGTATCTGACGCTTTTGACCCATCAAAAGATGGATGTATCGTTGTGTATCTGAATGATACTGCGGTGGCCTGTGGGGTGTTTAGATATCACGAAAGTGAAGTTTGTGAATTTAAGCGGATGTATTCTAACAAAGCTGGTGCGGGCTCTTATTTGTTGAAACAACTCGAATGTTTTGCGATTGAAAAAGGGTATCGAAAAGCTGTTTTATCGACACGCAGAGTTAACTCAAAAGCGGTGACCTTTTATTGTCGTCACGGTTACTCAGAATCCAGTGCTTATGGTAAATATGTCGGTCTAGACCGTTCGATTTGCCTCTCAAAGACGCTAGTCATATAA